The stretch of DNA CCTGGGatccaaatgtatatagtgttgATGTTGAAAGAGTAGAGGCTCAGATTATACACTGCCTAGTTAAAGGCAGATTGGATTGATTTGAATCATATCTAACATTGGTATATGGCTTTAGTACAGTTGATCAAAGAAAGGAACTATGGACAAGTCTGGATGATATCTCTGCACACACAAACAAACCATGGCTGATAGGGGTAATTTTAATGCTATGCTATATACACAAGACAGGATGTATGGCAACCCTGTGACACTGAATGAAATAACTGACTTTTCTAATTGCATACACAATTTGCTACTAAATGATCTACCATGGAAAAGAGACTACTATACCTGGTCCAATAATCAACAAGGAGCAGAAAGGATTGTGAGCAGAATTGATAGGATTTTTGGCAATGATAACTGGATGATGAACTGGGGACATGTGCACACAGAATATGATATACCTTTAATCTCTGACCACTCACCAATGTTTGTCAATATAAAAATTGTGAAACTTAACATTAAAACTCCTTTTAGGTTTTTTAATGTATGGGTTTCTCATGATGAGTTTGATACAAATGTTGGCACTCTGTGgagaagaaaggaagctgatgACCAAATGGAGAACATCTGGAAGAAACTGAAAGCTCTAAGACCTATATTCAAAAGCCTTAATACTGCTGAGTATAAAGGCATTGCTGAGAGAATTGACAATGATAGGGCTGACCTTATTCAAGTTCAGGAGGAAATGAGGCTACGATATTCAGAATCCTTGTTGCTACAAGAGAAGACTATCCTACAGAACTTGGAGAAATGGTCACTTATTGAGGAAAATATTCTCAAACAGAAGGCTAGAGTAAAATGGATCAAACTATGAGATGCTAATACTAAGTACTTCTCTGCTGTCATGAAAGAGAGAAGTCAAAGAAAGCAGATACTAGAGATCTACACTGATGATGGATTAAAATTGGCTACTCCCACGA from Nicotiana tomentosiformis chromosome 11, ASM39032v3, whole genome shotgun sequence encodes:
- the LOC104109662 gene encoding uncharacterized protein, producing MADRGNFNAMLYTQDRMYGNPVTLNEITDFSNCIHNLLLNDLPWKRDYYTWSNNQQGAERIVSRIDRIFGNDNWMMNWGHVHTEYDIPLISDHSPMFVNIKIVKLNIKTPFRFFNVWVSHDEFDTNVGTLWRRKEADDQMENIWKKLKALRPIFKSLNTAEYKGIAERIDNDRADLIQVQEEMRLRYSESLLLQEKTILQNLEKWSLIEENILKQKARVKWIKL